ccaTTCGGAATGATGCGATATAAAATGCCTGTCTAGGCAAACACCTGGCTAAAGTGGTCAaagtgaaaacattttaaaagtgtatttactTAGTCGAATTTTCAAAACTTGAACTAGAACTGTAGAACTCTATCAAATAcccaaaaagtataaaattattttttacagtAGAAGATAAATTAcgtgaaataataaataaattgaaggtTTACatgttgttattttatttagatttgACCTACTTAATCGAGTTAAGTCCCAAATCCCGAATTTTACGCAATATTTTGAAATCGAACGAAAATGTGCAGTTTTTCATGATGGTTCTTATGACAGGTATAAGAAAGAATTgaacgattttaataaaagtttaaacttGGACTTCCTCGCCCCAAACATAGCATATAGTAAGAACTATATAGAGGCACAATTTACACACAAAAATGTGCCTGTGTAGACAAAAAGCTTTGTTGGAGCGCgacgaataaaaaaattttaaaatgtgaatttatttagttgaatGCTTAATAATGTTTCGTTACAAAATTTAGATCAATCGTCAcgatttttgtgtttttgtttgattatatAATGTCAGAAACagcagttaaaatttgttttccattgcacctatgggagctgtatgatatagtcgtccaatccggctcattccgacttatatactactgACAATATGAAGGAAACTTTTGAGACAGTTTAATgcagagactagtttgcatagaaacggacggacagacagacttGGCTAGATCTAttttcctagtgatgctgataaagaatatatatactttacaggGCCGGAAATGTCTTTTACTTCTGtctgaaattgtaataccctCTCCAAGAATATAAAAACACTAACAATCAATTCATCGAACACAAACAACGCACCCTATTAAAATCGTGGGTCCACTATGAACGTTACGCATCTTCGTATTGAAGAGTCTTTGGTAAAAGCATGCAAGACCTTCTATTTAACATAAGTCCGATTTGGTTTCTACAAtacatcaaaaaatataaattaatttgtttggtttttgaaCATGTTAAGGGTACTTTAATTTCaacaattgtaaaaataatatattatactTTGTGTAAGAAATGGTATCCGTGTGACTTCTCAAGGGTACACAGTTATTTGGACTTCAATAAATTCGTAAGGCAAACATGTATTGacaaatttacataattaacattagaaaataaaatcagttAAGGATTAACAATTAAGACATAATGCGTTTCatcacaaatttataaatacgtTGACACTTTTAAGTGGCCTCATtcttaattaactaaaactacATCATCTTCATCACTAGAAGTGCTCATGGCTTGCAACCGTCGTCGCTTGCTGACAGGTGCTGGTGGCAATTTACCTTGTCGACGCTGCTTACGCCTGTCCTTTAGAATGCGTTCGGCCTTCTCAAGAGGACATTCAACAACATTACGGTCCCCTTCTATGGTTGAACTTTCATCGTCAACGACAAAGGAGCACTGCAAGTACTGAGAGGAATCATCCTCCACTGGTTGAGAGAATATGTAGGATTCGTCACGATATACTCGTGGAGGGGGCATTTTGAAGGCACCTGGACGATGAATGGGACTCCTGAAAACCAAATTTCTTACTTTATGAACAACTAAAATTTTACAGCTACATACTTCATTGCTTGTAAGTAAATGGCATGAGTGTTAGTGTCGTTATGGTCGTCTTCATCGCTCGAAACTATCACGGAATCCTTCAAATATGTGCCAATAGTGGTCTCGGCTTCCTCCTCATGTTCGGATCCGCTTTTATCAGCCTCATCCAAAATAAAGGAGTTAAATCTATTTCGTTTATAACGAGGTCTTGGGGAAGGCGTGGATGTGTCAGACTAGAAAATAcgatacaaataaataatgccaaacaatttcatttaatttttacagaTTTAGGTAAATACCATTTGCGTATCGGGAATTTGGTCGCAGCCATCAGCTTGGGTTTCCGCAACCTGCGGCTCCTGTTCCTCCTCCTCATCGGAGCTTATGACAATCTTGCGCTTTAGGGGACGCCGTACAATGGGTGAATCCATTTCGTCGTTAGCCAATGCGTTTGAAGTGTTTGAAGTCAGACGATGAAGCGTCTCGGCAGCTTTAGCCAGACGCCCGCGTCCTCGCATGCGATTCAAATATAGATCAAATATACTTGGGGACTTATCTGGGGTTTGAGGATTAGTGCGCTTTCGGTTTTCTGGCGAGTTGAGGCTAACTAAAATTGGTGGAGTGCGAGCCAAAGCTTTTCCAGCTGTCTTTGTTGCCAATTTTGCGGCCAGAGTTTTGCGTTGAGGCTTCCAAGGCGACAAGGAATCGGAGGCAAAGATATCTGGGGAAACGTTTCGCGAATTGTTCTTAGATTGAATCACGTGAAATTGGTTCTCTTTCGTTTCTATATTTGAAGCCAGATTTTGTCTCTTCTGCTGGTTAATTAACACTAGTTCTTCTGCCATTGGCATTTGAAAATCTTTCAACCCTTTTAGCTTTTGATGACTTATTAATTCAACTTCTTCTTGCATCGGCTCTAGAAATTCTTCGGACAGTAGCTCAAACCCATCATGACATGTTTCACCTATCTGGTGGGTGATCAGCTTCCCTGTATCTGCTTTGTGGTCTACCAAATTATTaagcttcaatatttttttctgagaGATTAATTCAACTTCCTTGTCCATTGGCTCTAAGAAATCATCTAAGTCAATATGCAAATCATCAATTGTGGTTTCTGCGTGTGTCTTTAGATCTGAATTCGGCGCAGCACTGACCTTTGCTTCTTCCAAACTCAATGGGTATATTTTGCTTTCTACAACGGTAGAGTTTAGTTTAGATTCTAATATGGAGCCTTCACTGGGAGTAGGAGCTGATGTTTCAGCCGCTTCAGTCTTTAAAACTGACTCACTGCTCATTAGAGAGTTTAAGCGACCTAAGTTGTCAAACAAATCGATGGCTTCAATCCGGGAGTTGAGTTCTTCCTCCTCCTGTGGAAGTTCTAAATTCTCTCTGTTTTCGTGTTTTACTCTCAAAGGGGTTGAGCTAAGCGGCCCTGCATTTGCagcagaaaaatttaaatgctgaCTCAGGTACACGGACTCACATTTCACCTCATTTTCCCGTTCCTCCCATTCATCCTCTGACCAGGAGGTTTCTATACCACCTAGTTGTTCATTTACTGTGACTTCCAAATTCCGCAACTCTAGCTTTTCCAGCAGGTCTTGCTTCAGTTCGAAGTTGTCAGAGTTAAGTTCTTGCTCATCTAAACCCTCGAAAATCTTATCACAGATGTCAACAAACTCTCTTTCCCTCTGCTTATCCCGATGGTTCCTTAGATCTCTGAAGGTGATCTCTGCCACACTTTTCTCGTCTTGTAGCATTTCCTCTAGCTTGTCACTTCCATTGCATATATCCAAGAGCAGTTGATAATTGTTTCTGGTGCGCTGTTGTCTACTGTTTAAGCGATCATCGGTAATATCCAAATGGCTCTGGACCTGGATTTTTGAATGTGTTTCCCTTAAGAAGTTGCGGTTTCTCTCCAGCAAATAGAGCTTCAGTGGTCTGGGTAGGTGCTCATCCTGCAGATGGCTTATAAGGTCTTGGGAGTCTATAATCAATGATTTTTTCGACTGCAAGAGTCGAGTAAGTTTTCGAAGGCGTTGCACATCTTCCTGACTGCCAGTTAAAGTTGAGCTGGCCTGAGATTCAATGAAGAAATTCTTCATATTAACACTGTGTCGGAGAACTTGCTGTTTGACCATTTGCTGAGAAGCTTCGCTCATTTTGTAGGGTTGCATTCCCTCAAGGATTCCTTGCTGACTTTCGGAGGGATTTTTTTCCTTGAAGTACTTCATCAGGCTGCCAGACTTTACAGTTTTTTGCTTTCGTTTCCTGACTTCTTTAGGCTCTGCAAAAgacttgggcttgggcttttCTTCAACAGCCGGCTCCAAGTGCTTCTCTTCGCATTTCGGTTGAAATTGTGATGGCACCATTCGTGGGTTATGTTCGTAGAGCGACGATTTCACGACAGATGAGTTTAATAACTTCCTGTTGACCAGATCCTTGTTGGACAAGACTTCCTTCAGCACCTGCTGTTCTCGTCCCTCGGTTACCAACATAACCACTTCTCCGTTCTTCTTCCTACCAGTGCGTCCAATCCTCTGAACAAATCTTGTAGGATTGGAGCTGCAGATATCAAAGCACACAATCATCTCAACCTCGCCCACGTCGATGCCCTCCTCTCCGATCGACGTGGCCACCAGTACGTTGCTGGTGCCGGATCGAAAGTCGGACATAATCTGCAGCTGCTGTTTCTGGGTGAGAGAGTAGCTGGCTCCAACCGTGCTGCCCTGGCCAACAAAGCATCGCGGTCGAAGCACCGGCCTGTGTTGGAGAAGTAGCCTGTGGATCAGCATCACGGACTCACGGTACTCGCAAAACACAATTGCACGAGACTCTGCATTCGactgttaaatattaaaagagatttttaaatttatcttttttttgaaTCGAATctatacaatttatatatttttaactaaacatataaaatattacaaattttgcaaatatatttataactaTACAGAAAGGGGTACTCTttggtaaacaaaatttctaAAGATTTAATTCTCTAGCGCAAAAATTGGCATTTAACCGTATGGTCAGTATGATTTACATTCGATTTTGATCAAACTTAAGGGATATTCcgaaatacaaaaacaaagtataagaaaatattctgtgattttttctaaaatcaaatttttggcaagccgaagttcatatacccttgcagctattgcaaaaattaaataatcttaaagacattaaaattatgatttacttgcgtgtatgcttaaaagcattgaagctatgataattgtcagctcaattatttgagttaatatggcagctatatgaatcgttttccgattttaataaaattacaagcgtaattctgaactgtcaaattattaaatagtcaaaaagaatttctaaaaaaaattacaaaataaacaagaaaggacgcaaacttcggcgtgccgaagttcatataccctggcagctatttcaaaaactaaatactcttgaaaacgttaaaattatgatttacttgcgtgtatgtttaaaaacattgaagctatgatgattttcagcttagttattcgatagttcctatgccagctatacgattgttcctatgggagctaaatgctattgTCGTCcgtttttgatgaaatttaaaacgtaattctgaaatatttaaccaatactatatctcgaagcactaaaaaaaaaattaaaaaacaccaaagtaataatttttttaaatttattttttcgattgttcctatgggagttatatgctatagtcgtccgatccggctcgttccgacttatatactacctgcaatagaaagacaacttttgggaaagtttcatgcagatagcttgaaaactgagagactagtttgcgtagaaacggacggacagacggacatggctagatcgactcgcctagtgattctgatcaagaataaatatactttatatatagaatatatatactttatagggagatgtctccttcgctgcgttgcaaacttctgactgaagttataataccctctgcaaggatataaaaaGGGGTTTCCTATAACAGCGATATAGAgtataacaaatatatttggaatatcgaataatttaaa
This genomic window from Drosophila gunungcola strain Sukarami chromosome 3R, Dgunungcola_SK_2, whole genome shotgun sequence contains:
- the LOC128264332 gene encoding LOW QUALITY PROTEIN: uncharacterized protein LOC128264332 (The sequence of the model RefSeq protein was modified relative to this genomic sequence to represent the inferred CDS: inserted 1 base in 1 codon), whose protein sequence is MDVDWIDDDDELVAALAVHEQQKIEENDDGDGSSDKTCGGFDVSTGHNWIYPKNLPLRTYQQSIVQSALFKNTXVVLPTGLGKTFIAAVLMYNFYRWYPKGKIVFMAPTRPLVSQQISACQRIMPFASTDTVQLTGQLPRHKRAELWATKRVFFATPQVVHSDMLDADGGATFPFSSIKMMVVDEAHRAKGRYAYTQVADSLMARNRNFRMLALSATPGRTMEDVAAVCQNLYISNLQVRWDNSIDVQPYIHRRTIRTIVVSLKERILEPRERLLQIIEPYLRRLIEAEIFRGNKGNISKNSLLFEQKTFTERSAQGQRHPDHNIIMESFAMCISMYHSLELMERHGLRVFVNNFDADEDGREKFVLTRDSELRNLVEKVRLELGANPLDYTTHTMTNGEVPPLPADLDFGHAKYEKLRQVLLQHFESNAESRAIVFCEYRESVMLIHRLLLQHRPVLRPRCFVGQGSTVGASYSLTQKQQLQIMSDFRSGTSNVLVATSIGEEGIDVGEVEMIVCFDICSSNPTRFVQRIGRTGRKKNGEVVMLVTEGREQQVLKEVLSNKDLVNRKLLNSSVVKSSLYEHNPRMVPSQFQPKCEEKHLEPAVEEKPKPKSFAEPKEVRKRKQKTVKSGSLMKYFKEKNPSESQQGILEGMQPYKMSEASQQMVKQQVLRHSVNMKNFFIESQASSTLTGSQEDVQRLRKLTRLLQSKKSLIIDSQDLISHLQDEHLPRPLKLYLLERNRNFLRETHSKIQVQSHLDITDDRLNSRQQRTRNNYQLLLDICNGSDKLEEMLQDEKSVAEITFRDLRNHRDKQREREFVDICDKIFEGLDEQELNSDNFELKQDLLEKLELRNLEVTVNEQLGGIETSWSEDEWEERENEVKCESVYLSQHLNFSAANAGPLSSTPLRVKHENRENLELPQEEEELNSRIEAIDLFDNLGRLNSLMSSESVLKTEAAETSAPTPSEGSILESKLNSTVVESKIYPLSLEEAKVSAAPNSDLKTHAETTIDDLHIDLDDFLEPMDKEVELISQKKILKLNNLVDHKADTGKLITHQIGETCHDGFELLSEEFLEPMQEEVELISHQKLKGLKDFQMPMAEELVLINQQKRQNLASNIETKENQFHVIQSKNNSRNVSPDIFASDSLSPWKPQRKTLAAKLATKTAGKALARTPPILVSLNSPENRKRTNPQTPDKSPSIFDLYLNRMRGRGRLAKAAETLHRLTSNTSNALANDEMDSPIVRRPLKRKIVISSDEEEEQEPQVAETQADGCDQIPDTQMSDTSTPSPRPRYKRNRFNSFILDEADKSGSEHEEEAETTIGTYLKDSVIVSSDEDDHNDTNTHAIYLQAMKSPIHRPGAFKMPPPRVYRDESYIFSQPVEDDSSQYLQCSFVVDDESSTIEGDRNVVECPLEKAERILKDRRKQRRQGKLPPAPVSKRRRLQAMSTSSDEDDVVLVN